Proteins from a genomic interval of Aspergillus flavus chromosome 7, complete sequence:
- a CDS encoding putative AMP-binding enzyme: MRLTFTLFYPKPPLLESTIGDHFAQIVSAYGDRTAVICKHQNDRVTYAGLDAKSNALARGLESVGVRTGDRVGVMLGNSMEFSIATYALFKLGAILVPINPSFNATQVVSALTHLEATHMIVSTESNLPRKEPRSNIPILQHLVQDLHKSKLESALVPSLKHIIIVDNSSGRVDISEYRSLTKFSSVTSAAKADEAALPYRDLSPHDVVNIQFTSGTTAMPKAACLTHRSVLNNGSQIGDRMRLTPEDIVCCPPPLFHCFGSVLGYMATATHGSAVVFPTESFNARAALTAVQEERCTALYGVPTMFIEELTLIDDGEVPNEGFGHLRTGIAAGSSVPAALMQRLHKVLNLTELTICYGMTETSPVSAMTTTDDPIDKRINTVGRLMPHVEAKIVNPADRSQILPVGVPGELAVSGYLLMKEYWGDPQRTAESMIADEKGKVWMHSGDEATISPDGYVTITGRIKDLIIRGGENIHPLEIENCILTHPGVMDVSVVGVPDEKYGEVVAAFIIPKEHQDEAAPLTEENIREWVRGRLSNHLVPKYVFNLEHTTIFPKTASGKIQKFKLKEDAIRTLKERNSLS, from the exons ATGAGGCTAACATTTACTCTTTTTTACCCTAAGCCTCCATTGCTGGAATCAACCATTGGGGATCATTTCGCTCAAATCGTTAGCGCATATGGTGACCGAACAGC TGTCATCTGCAAACATCAAAATGACCGAGTAACTTATGCCGGTCTCGATGCGAAAAGCAACGCCCTCGCACGGGGCTTGGAGTCTGTAGGCGTGCGCACAGGCGACCGTGTGGGAGTGATGCTGGGAAATTCCATGGAATTCTCCATT GCGACTTATGCGTTGTTTAAACTCGGAGCCATTCTC GTCCCAATAAACCCATCATTCAACGCAACCCAAGTGGTCTCGGCATTAACTCACCTAGAGGCTACCCATATGATCGTCAGCACCGAATCTAATCTGCCGCGAAAAGAGCCCCGGAGCAACATCCCAATCTTACAGCACCTGGTCCAAGACCTTCACAAATCAAAACTGGAATCCGCGCTTGTCCCATCCCTGAAGCATATCATCATAGTCGACAACTCCTCCGGCCGGGTTGACATCTCCGAGTACAGATCTTTGACGAAGTTTTCCTCGGTGACATCCGCCGCAAAGGCAGATGAGGCCGCATTGCCATATCGAGATCTATCACCTCATGACGTCGTAAACATCCAATTCACATCCGGCACCACCGCCATGCCCAAAGCAGCCTGCCTGACCCATCGATCGGTTCTCAACAACGGCTCCCAGATCGGCGACCGCATGCGCCTCACCCCGGAGGATATCGTCTGCTGTCCTCCACCGCTGTTCCATTGCTTCGGCTCCGTGCTAGGATATATGGCTACGGCAACGCACGGCTCGGCCGTCGTATTCCCCACCGAATCATTCAACGCCCGGGCAGCGCTCACGGCCGTCCAAGAGGAGAGATGCACCGCGCTTTACGGCGTCCCGACAATGTTCATCGAAGAACTCACCCTGATCGACGACGGCGAAGTGCCCAATGAAGGATTCGGCCATCTGCGAACAGGCATCGCAGCCGGAAGCAGTGTGCCAGCTGCCCTGATGCAGAGACTGCACAAGGTCTTAAACCTAACGGAATTGACCATCTGCTATGGCATGACGGAAACCAGCCCCGTCTCCGCCATGACGACCACCGACGATCCGATCGACAAGCGAATCAATACCGTCGGCCGACTCATGCCGCATGTAGAAGCGAAAATCGTGAACCCAGCCGATCGGAGCCAGATTCTCCCCGTCGGTGTGCCCGGTGAACTAGCGGTGAGCGGATACCTCTTGATGAAAGAATACTGGGGCGACCCGCAACGCACCGCGGAATCGATGATCGCGGACGAGAAGGGGAAGGTCTGGATGCAT TCCGGCGACGAAGCGACCATTTCCCCTGACGGGTATGTGACGATTACTGGTCGAATTAAAGACCTCATTATCCGCGGCGGAGAGAATATCCACCCACTTGAGATCGAGAACTGTATATTGACGCACCCTGGCGTCATGGATGTGTCGGTTGTCGGCGTGCCTGATGAGAAGTACGGAGAGGTCGTGGCTGCTTTTATTATTCCCAAAGAACATCAGGATGAGGCTGCGCCTTTGACTGAGGAGAATATCCGGGAATGGGTACGGGGGCGGTTGAGCAATCACCTTG TCCCGAAGTACGTTTTCAATTTGGAACACACGaccatcttccccaaaacTGCCAGCGGAAAGATACAGAAGTTTAAACTGAAGGAGGATGCTATCAGAACCCTCAAGGAAAGGAACTCGTTGAGCTAA